The Carassius auratus strain Wakin unplaced genomic scaffold, ASM336829v1 scaf_tig00010418, whole genome shotgun sequence genome has a window encoding:
- the LOC113072786 gene encoding fibulin-7: MWSLTQTEPFPEEFTTLQRHLITKSMHPVYDLMKTMNRRYAVLLSVIICQVHTMLAQDCPSKQDLQNSIQQAHKLLSAQEASYLQSLRTLRKKLNLLHDSVARRPTKAQNSTCPDLDTPVNGKKLGKILFPGHEVHFLCDEGFELVGSETRQCKDSLSWSGQQPVCRDIDQCLSSPCANGGTCTDEVNGFSCVCAKGWAGPTCQSPTPTFFVTSANTSPVSAGAAAVSSYPLTRASSASRCSQVQGMTHCTCEPGFTISSRDSSVCTDIDECKLFHDGPAGRLCLHACVNTAGGYRCSCPAGYSVTPDGRNCKDNDECSSSKQNNCTREQLCINTYGGFQCVRVQCPQIRNATYVKTSPVRCERNPCPVDSRTCSQAPNSVSFHYMSVVSKLSAPRVLFRMSAVRMIGDTLRFGLLGGRGRRHFSVQRSDRQTGELLLTSPVQGPATLDAELEMTELERRELLGRYITKITIFVSPYEF; this comes from the exons ATGTGGAGCTTAACACAAACAGAGCCTTTTCCTGAGGAATTCACTACACTACAAAGGCATTTAATAACAAAATCAATGCATCCAGTCTACGATTTAATGAAGACGATGAACCGAAGATATGCTGTGCTCCTTTCAGTAATTATCTGTCAAGTCCATACCATGTTGGCTCAG GACTGTCCCAGTAAGCAAGACCTACAGAACTCAATTCAACAGGCTCACAAACTGCTTTCAGCACAGGAAGCTTCATACCTGCAGAGTCTACGCACTTTGAGGAAGAAACTGAACCTACTGCACGACAGCGTCGCACGCCGGCCCACGAAAGCACAGAACT CTACTTGTCCTGACTTAGATACTCCAGTCAATGGCAAAAAGCTGGGGAAGATTCTGTTTCCTGGTCATGAAGTTCACTTCCTGTGCGATGAGGGCTTTGAGCTGGTGGGTTCAGAGACACGGCAGTGTAAAGATTCGCTCAGCTGGAGCGGTCAGCAGCCCGTCTGCAGAG ATATCGACCAGTGTCTTTCATCACCTTGTGCCAACGGAGGAACGTGTACAGACGAGGTCAATGGATTTAGCTGTGTCTGCGCCAAGGGCTGGGCCGGACCCACCTGCCAGTCTCCAACACCAACAT TTTTTGTGACTTCAGCGAACACGTCTCCTGTCAGTGCTGGAGCTGCGGCCGTGTCCTCCTACCCTCTGACCCGAGCGTCTTCAGCGTCCAGGTGCAGTCAGGTTCAGGGAATGACCCACTGCACCTGTGAACCTGGATTCACCATCTCCAGCCGTGACAGCAGCGTCTGCACAG ACATCGATGAGTGTAAGCTGTTCCACGATGGGCCGGCCGGCCGTCTGTGTCTGCACGCGTGTGTTAATACTGCTGGTGGGTACCGGTGCAGCTGCCCTGCTGGTTACAGCGTGACCCCTGATGGCCGGAACTGCAAAG ATAACGATGAGTGCAGCAGCAGCAAGCAGAACAACTGCACACGAGAGCAGCTCTGCATCAACACCTACGGAGGCTTCCAGTGCGTCAGAGTCCAGTGTCCACAGATACGGAACGCCACCTATGTCAAAACCTCTCCAGT GCGCTGTGAGAGGAACCCGTGTCCCGTGGACAGCAGGACCTGCTCTCAGGCGCCAAACTCTGTGTCCTTCCACTACATGTCTGTGGTGTCCAAGCTCTCCGCTCCACGTGTCCTGTTCCGCATGTCGGCCGTCAGAATGATAGGAGACACCCTGCGCTTCGGGTTACTGGGCGGCCGTGGCCGGCGTCACTTCAGCGTGCAGCGCTCCGATCGTCAGACGGGGGAACTGCTGCTGACCAGTCCTGTCCAGGGCCCAGCCACACTGGACGCAGAGCTGGAGATGACTGAACTGGAGAGGAGGGAACTGCTGGGACGATACATCACCAAAATTACCATCTTTGTATCTCCATATGAGTTCTAG